GACCCGGCACAGGGTGTCGGGTTCGAAATAACGCGCCAGGTCCAGGCCAATGCTGGTCTCGACCGTCATCAAGGGTGGCAGGTGTTTGTCTTGTTGCACCTGCTCCAGTTCCAGCAGGCTGGCGTCGATCTCGGCATCGGTGTCGGCCGGGTGGCCCAGGCCTTTGAGGACGGCGCGCAGGGCGTCGGGTTTCACTCGTTGCGGGCGGCCGTTTGCGTCGATCCAATCGACGGCCAGGCCCGCTCGGCTGGCGAGGATTTCCAGGTTCGCTTCGCTCAAGGGTGCTCTCCAACAGGGAATAGGGTGACGCGTGCGCTGTACGGCGGCAGGTTGGCGCCGTGGTCGGCAGGCGTTTGGAACAGGACATGCGCGGTCGCCGGGTGCTGCAGCGCGATGGCGCTCAGGTTCAGGTCGATCTGCAACAGGCTGCCGTCGCCCAGGCGCCAGCGTGCACTCACGGCCGCATCGCCAAGCACCTGCGCGCCCAGTGCCATGCTGCCGGGCAGCCGCGGCACGATGTGGCGATGGCGCAGGCTCAACAGTTGGCGGTAGAGCCGGGCGTGCGGGGTATCGGCAAAGGACGGCGCCGACTGCTCAAAGGTCGTTAGCGCGTTGGGGTCGGGAATGCGTTCGCGTCGCTCGGGGTCCTTGAAGGCGGCAAAGTCGGCAAACTCATCGCGCCGGCCTTCACGGACCGCCTCGGCGAGTTCGCCATGGTGGTCGGTGAAGAACAGGAAAGGTTGCTCGGCATTGACCTCATCGCCCATAAACATCAATGGGATCATCGGCGACAGCAGCAGCAGGGCGGTGGCGGCCTCCAGCGCCTGGGGCGGGCAGAGCTGGTGCAGGCGCTCGCCCATGGCGCGGTTGCCGATCTGGTCGTGGTTCTGCAGGAACGCCACAAAAGCCGTGGGCGGCAGGTCGCCGCTCGGCTCGCCGCGCGCATGGCCGTGACGGGTGGTGTGCCCCTGGTAGATAAACCCTTCGCCCAGGCAGCGGGCGAGTTTGGCGGTGGGGTCTTCGGCGAAGTCGCTGTAATAGGCATCGGTTTCGCCGGTCAGCAACACGTGCAACACGTTATGAAAGTCATCATTCCATTGCGCGTCGAAATCGTGCTTGAGCAGGCTTGCCTGGTTCAGTTCGTTCTCCAGCACCAGCCACACATGCCGGCCGATATCCACCTGCTCACGCACGCGATGCGCCAGTTGCTGCAGGAACCCCGGGTTGTCGATGGCGTGCACCGCGTCCAGGCGCAGGCCGTCGAAGCGGTATTCGAGCAACCACATCAGCGCGTTATCGAGGAAGAAGTCCCGCACTTCACGGCGTTCGAAATCAATCCCGGCGCCCCAGGGCGTGTGCACGTCTTCGTGGAAGAAACCTGCGGCGTACTGGCCCAGGTAATTGCCATCAGGGCCAAAGTGGTTGTAGACCACGTCGAGGATCACGGCCAGGCCGTGTTCATGGGCGCTGTCGATCAGATGCTTGAGCTGTTCGGGGGTGCCGTAGGAAGACTGCGGCGCATACGGCAGCACGCCGTCATAGCCCCAATTGCGTTCGCCGGGAAATTGCGCCAAAGGCATCAGTTCAATCGCGGTGACGCCCAGCTCGGCCAGGCGTGGCAGGTGTTTTTCAACGTTGGCGTAGCCCCCCAGCGCGCCCACGTGCAACTCGTAGATCACCGCCTCATGCCACGGGCGGCCTTGCCAGGCGGTATGCCGCCATGGGTAGGCGAGCGGGTCGACCACCAGGCTCCAACCATGCACGTCCGTGGCCTGGGCCCTGGACGCGGGGTCGGGTACATCCATTTCTCCATCGATGTTGTAGCGGTAGCGAGTGCCCGCAGGGCACTTCACTTCTGCCTCGAACCAACCCTCTGCCTGAGGCAGCATGGCGACTGATTTACCACCTTCCAATTCAACGCTGACATAAAACGCGTCTGGCGCCCACAAGGCGAAACGCGTGTGTTGCGCGTCCAGCATGATTGCGCCGTGGGGCCAGGTTTCCAGAGTCCGTAACGGCATCTATGAAGACCTCCCTTGATTATTTAGTCGACTTCCCCAAAGCCTTGGCCACCAGTTGTTCGTACAGTTCGGCGTAGGGTTCTACCGCCTGGCACCAGTTGAAGGGTTGGGTCATGGCTCGGCTGCGCATGGCGTTGAGCAAGCCTTTGTTGTCGAATACGCGAAGCGCACGGCTCAGCGCTTCTTCATAACTTTCTACCGTGGATTCATTGAACAGGAACCCGGTGACGCCATTTTCGATGGTGTCCGCCAGCCCGCCGGTATTGCGTGCAACCGGCAGCGAGCCGAAGCGCTGGGCGTACATCTGGCTCAGGCCGCAAGGCTCGTAGCGCGAAGGCATCAGCAGAAAATCGCTGCCGGCGAACATGCGCCGAGCATCGGTTTCGTTGAAGCCGATGCGCACGCCCACCTGGCCCGGGAAGCGCAGTGCGAGTTCGCGCATGGCTTGTTCTTCTTCCGGTTCGCCGCGACCGATGATGGCGATCTGGCCACCGTGTTCGACGATAAAGCTGGCCACCGCTTCGGTCAGGTCCAGGCCCTTCTGGTACACCAGGCGTGAGACCACCGCGAACAGCGGGCCGGTGGAGTCATGCAGGCCGAACAGTTCGCGCACATGGGCGGCATTGACCGCCTTGCCTTCCCAGTCACCGATATTGAAGTTGTGGGTCAGGTGCGTGTCGGTAGAGGTTTCCCAACTTTCATCAATGCCGTTCGGAATACCACTGAGCAAGCCTTGCTGGGTCTTGGCGGCGAGGAAGCCGTCGAGGCCGCAGCCGAATTCCGGGGTGGTGATTTCCTGGGCGTAGGTCGCGCTCACGGTGGTGATATGGCTGGAATACGCCATACCGGCCTTGAGAAACGACATCTTGCCGTAGAACTCCATGCCTTCCTGTTGCAGCGCGTGGGGCGGAATGCCCAGCTCCGGCGTGGAAGCCAGGCTGACCACGCCCTGGTAGGCCAGGTTATGGATGGTGAACAGGGTGGGCGTGCGTGACCCACGCCAGTGCATATAGGCAGGGCCAGGCCGGCAGGCCAGTCGTGGGCGTGCACCAGGTCCGGGCACCAGTGGATCTGGGCGAGGTTGGCGGCCATGTCGGCGGCGGCCAAACCCAGGCGGGCGAAGCGAATATGGTTGTCGGGCCAGTCGCGGCCGTTGTTGGCGCCGTACGGAGTGCCTTCGCGCTCATACAGCTCGGGGCAGATCAGCACGTAGATGACCAGGCCGTCCTTGAGGTCCATGCGCCCGATCTTGCACGGCGGCAACGCGGCATGGCCGCCCAGCTCACCAATAATGTGGATCGGGTTGTCGCTCTCCATGACCTGTGGGTAGCCCGGAATCAACACTCGCACATCGTGCAGGTGCGCCATGGCGCGGGGCAGGGCGGCGGACACGTCACCCAGGCCGCCGGTTTTCACCAGGTCAGCGAATTCGGAGGTTACAAACAGGACTTTCTTGCGATTTGGGTTATGACTAGGGACCGGCCGCACCGTGTTGAGGTCAACCAAAGAGGTCGACCCGCCAACTGGCTGACTAACACGCTCTCCCTGAATACTTGCAGCGGCACTGATCATAGTTCTCTCCACGTGTTGGTCGGCTAATGGCCCGCTGCCACTAGCTCCGAAGACCGCATCCTGCGGCCAGGCGCACAAGCGCAATTACGCTCATTACATACTTCGCAAGGCGTATGCCAGTTGCACGGTTAGCTCAAAAAGAATGGATAGACGGCAGTTGGTGTGAACCGCTTGTGCACGCCTTACCCTAAACCTGACCCATGGCAGAGTTGGAAAGTTTAGATTTTTTCGCGGGGTTTTTGTTTTGGAACGGACCCATCGGTCACCAGTCTAGGACAGATTCCAGAGCCTGTAGGGTTTGTGAGATGTTTTTGTAGGACAAAAAACTTGTAACGATATGCGATATGGAGCGAGTGCGCGGGCGCAGCGTGCCCGGCACGTTGGCTGGAGAGGGAAAATTCGGTGGCGAGGGGGCCTGATTGCGCAGCCGTTACCTGGTTTTTAGGCCCGCTTTGCGCCCCAACGCGGGCAAACTCCCTCGCCACAGTAGGGCAGATGCCCTGAAAGGGTGCGTTAGCCGAGCACGCGAATGGGCATGTCGTTTGCCCATGCCTGAATGTCCTCGAGCATTTGCTGGTAGAACTGCCGGTAATTCTGCTCGCTCACATAGCCCACATGCGGCGTGGCCAAGACATTGGGCAAGCGGCGGAACGGATGATCGGCCGGCAGCGGCTCCGCGCTGTACACGTCCAATGCCGCCCCGGCCAGGCGGCCACTTTCCAGGGCCTGCACCAGCGCCTGCTCATCCACAATCGGGCCACGGGCGGTGTTCACCAGGCGCGCACTGGGCTTCATCCAGCTCAGTGCCTCGGCATCTACCAGGCCACGGCTGCGGTCGCTGAGTACCAGGTGGATGGTCAGGATGTCGGCCTGCTCGAACAGCTGTTGTTTGCTGACCCAGGTGACCCCTGACTCGGCCGCACGCTCCGGTGTGAGGTTTTCACTCCAGGCAATCACGCGCATACCGAACACCTGGGCGAACTGCGCGACCTTTTGCCCAATGCTGCCCAGGCCGAGAATGCCCAGGGTCTTGCCATACAGGTCGCCGCCCAGGCCCACCTGCCAGCCGCCGGCTCTGAGGGCGTTGGCTTCGGCCAGCAGGTTGCGGGTGCTGGCCATGATCAATGCCCAGGTCAGCTCCGGCGCCGCCTGCTTATAGCTGTCGGTGCCGCAGACCTGAATGCCCAGCGCCTTGGCGGCGGGAATGTCGATGGCTGCATTGCGCATGCCGCCGGTGACCAGCAGCTTGAGCTTGGGCAGGCCCTGCAACAGCGCCTTGTCGAAGGTGGAGCGTTCGCGCATCACGCAAATCACCTCGAAGCCCTTCAAGCGCTCGACCATGGTGGCGGTCTCCGCCGGGTAGTCGTGCAGGAAATGCACCTGGCCCACCGACGCCAGAGCCGACCAATCGACTATGCCACTGGCCACATTCTGCCAATCATCAATGACTGCGATCTGTACCGACATTCACGAGTGCCTCGAAAAAAGCGTGGATTAAAGTGCGTTCAAACCCTGCAGCAGCGCTGTGTGAAACCGGGCCGGTTCTTCCATTTGTGGTGCATGCCCCAAGCCCGGGAATTCGACCAGGGTGGCATGGGGGATCAGCTTGGCCACCTGCTTGCCCAAGACCTCGTAGTTGCCGAGCTTGGCCTTGACCTCAGGTGGCGCCAGGTCCTTGCCGATGGCGGTGTTATCCGCGGTGCCGATCAGCAGCAGGGTCGGCGTCTGCAGATTCTTGAACTCGTAGTACACCGGCTGGGTGAAGATCATGTCGTAAATCAATGCCGAGTTCCAGGCGACCTGGGTATGGCCGGGGCCGTTGCTCAGGCCGGCATACATGTCGACCCAGCGCTCGTACTCCGGCTTCCAGCGTCCCACGTAATAGGTGTTGAGCTGGTATTTGCGAATGCCCTCGGCGCTGACTTTCAGCTCACGCTCATACCACTGGTCGACGGTGATGGAGGGCACGCCCAGGGCTTTCCAGTCTTCCAGGCCGATGGGATTGACCATCGCCAGTTGTTCGGTTTGTGTGGGGTACATCAGCGCGTAACGGGTCGCAAGCATGCCACCGGTGGAGTGGCCGACGATCGTGGCCTTTTGAATCCCGAGTTTTTCCAGCAATTGATGGGTGTTGGTCGCCAGTTGCTGGAAGCTGTACTGGTAATGATCAGGCTTGCTGGAGCTGCAAAAGCCGATCTGGTCGGGGGCGATCACCCGGTAGCCGGCGTCGCTCAAGGCTTTGATCGTACCTTCCCAGGTGGCGCCGCAGAAGTTCTTGCCGTGCATCAGCACCACACTGCGTCCGTTGGCCTTGCCCTTGGCCGGCACGTCCATGTACCCCATCTGCAGGGATTTGCCTTGGGATTGGAAGGTGAAATGCTCGAGGGGATAGGGGTATTGGAAGCCTTGCAGCTCGGGGCCGTAGGTCGGTCCTTGCGTGGCGGCGAAAACCGGCGTGGCGCCGGCGGCGAGCAGGCTGGCGATGCAAAAAGCGCGGATCAATGGCATGGGCGGGGCTCCAAACAAGATGCTCGGATGCTGTTGCGAGGGGATTAAGCAGGGATTAACACCCACTGCAAGGTCAGCGCTGCCAGCACGCCATACCGCACGCCTTTGGCCAGGGTCACCAGCAGCAAGAACCGCCAAAAGGGCTCGCGCATCACGCCGGCCACCAGGGTCAGCGGGTCGCCGATGATCGGCACCCAACTGAGCAACAGCGTCCAATGCCCCCAGCGTGCGTAATGCTTACGCGCTTTGTCCAGTTGCTTGTCGCTGACCGGAAACCAGCGCCGCTGCTTGAAATGTTCCACCCCGCGCCCCAGCAGCCAGTTCACCACTGAACCCAGGACATTGCCCAAGGTGGCAACCCCCAGCAGCCACCACAGGCTGTAATGCCCGCTGACCAGCAGGCCCACCAGCACGGCTTCGGATTGCAGCGGCAGCAGCGTCGCGGCGCCAAATGCCGCGAAAAACAGCCCCAGGTAACCGGCCAGCACCAGTCAGTGCGCCGGGTATTCGGCCACCACCACGTCTTCACCGTCTCGGGTCAGGCCGATGACTTGATAGGCCTCGCCACGTCCGTCCACTTCCATGCCCGGCGAACCCATGGGCATGCCCGGCGCCGCAATGCCCAGCAGGTCGGTGCGCTTGCGCAGGGCCAGCACTTGCTCGGCGGGCACATGGCCTTCAACGAACTTGCCGTCGATCACCGCGGTGTGGCACGAGCCCAGGCGCGGGGCCACGCCGAGGCGTTGCTTGACTTCACTCATATTGGTTTCGACATGGTCGTTGACCTTGAAACCGTTGCTCTCCAAGTGGCTGATCCACTTTTTGCAGCAACCGCAATTGGCGTCGCGGTGCACATCGATCGGGATCAAGTCGGCCGCCTGGGCCAGGGGGTGGTGAACAGGGCGCAGAGTAACGCCAGGCGCGGGGTGGTTTTCATGAGGGGCTCGCAAACGTTGGGATGGCGGCGATCATGACGACGTCATCGCAGGCAAGCCAGCGCCCCAGGTGAGCAACTGCGCCGGTAATGTTTCAAAATTATACGAAGGGCGGATTCTCCAGCCGATGCTTGAGCTGGTCCAGGGCAATGGCCGACAGTTCGATCATGCGCTCAGGCAAGGTGGCGAGTTGCAATTCGGTTTCATAGGTCAGCACCCGCTTGAACAGCGTGCCGCCGCGAAAGGGCTGCAGGAAGTAGTGAATCGAGCCATCGACGGCCAGGGAGGTGAACACGGTTTTGAACTCGCCCGGGCGCCGGGCAACCTGCACGCGGTAGCTCATGGGCACGCGTACGCCCAGCAGGTCGATCATTTCGGTAAACCGCGCACCGGCGGGAAGCGGCCCGGTGGTGCCGGTCTCGGCACCGAGGGACGTGGGATGCCACTCGTGCCAGCGATCCGGTTGGGTCACATAGTCGTAAACGGCATCAATGGGGGCCTGGATAAAGCGTTCCTGACTGATCCGCTCCAAGCGGACCGACTGCTCGGCTGCGCGCATGGCACACCTCCTGTGTAGCGACGTCGAACTGTCAGAATAGTCCGACTCCCGCGCATTGCACGGGAGCATCCAGGCAAATCGTCAACGGACTTTGAAGCGGCTCATCAGCGCAATCACCCGACCATTGGCGTCCAGCAGGCTTTGGGTATTGGTTTCAGTGGCATGGCCGCTCTCCACCAATTCTTCGACCATATGTCGGATCTGCACCATGCTGCGGTTGATCTCCTCGGTCACCGCGCTCTGTTGCTCGGCGGCAGTGGCGATCTGGGTGCTGAGGTTGTTGATGTGGCTGACCGAACCGGCCATTTCGTCGAGGCCGGTGTTGACCCGCGCCGTGGCATCCGCCGCCGACTGGCAACTGGCCTGGGTATTTTCCATGGCCGCCACCGACGAACTCACGCCGGTGGTCAGGCGCGCGAGCATTTCATTGATCTGCGAGGTACTGGCCTGGGTCCGTGCGGCCAGGGCGCGCACTTCGTCGGCCACCACCGCAAAACCACGGCCTTGCTCGCCGGCCCGTGCCGCTTCAATGGCTGCGTTGAGGGCCAGCAGGTTGGTCTGGCCGGCAATCGCGCCGATCACTCCGAGGGTTTCGGTAATGCGGGCGGCGTCCTGGCGCATGTTTTCTACGGTGTGGGTGGCGCTCGCGACTTCGCCGATCAAGGCGCTGACGCTGTTGGACGCTTCGCCCACCACCACACGGGAACGGTCGGCGTGCTCGTTGGCGCGCTGGGTGAACGAGGCGGTTTCTGCGGCGTTCTGCGCCACGGTGTCGGCGGTGGAGCTCATCTCGGTGATGGCCGTGACGGTCTGGTCGGTCTCCGAGGCGTGGCGCACCAGGATCTGGTTAGTGTGCGCCGAGGTTTTCTGCAGTTGCTCAAGCCCCGAAGACATGGCGCCGGTGGCCTGGGTGACTTCGCCGATCATGTTTTGCAGGTAGACGATAAAGTGGTTGACCGAGTGGCCGATGGCGCCCAGTTCGTCTTCGGCGCGGATGGTGATGCGCCGCGTCAGGTCGGCGTCGCCGGCGGAGAGTGCGTCGATATTGGTCTTCAGCGCCTTCATGCGCTGTACCAGTTGGCGAATCGCATAGAACGCCAGCAGCACCAGCAACAACACCATGGGGATTTGCAGCAGGGCCAGGCTGCCGATCACATCATCGCGCTGCGCGGTAATCAAGGAGGTGGGCAGGGCGGTGGCCAGGAACCATGGCGTGCCTTCAATCGGGCGCATATAGAAGGTGCTGGCCACGCCCTGGTTGTCGAACTCGCTGCGCTGCAAGCCTTGGTCGCGGTGGGCGAGGGCCTTGCTGACCTGGGCGGCAAACGCCGAGGTGCCGGCCAGCTCGCTGATGTTTTTCAACACCACGGGGCTGCTCAGGCGGGTGCTGTTGCTGATGATCTTGCCGTCGCCTTCGACGATCAGCATCTGCCCGCCGATGTCTTTTTCCTTGCTGGCCACCAGCGTGTTGAAGAAACCCAGGGTCACGTCGATGGTGGCCACGCCGTACGCTGCGCCGTCGCGCTGGATCGCCATGGCGCAGTTGGTGCGCGGCTCCTGGCTGGCGTCGTCCTTGTAGGCGGCGGCCCAGGCACATTGGCCGCGAGGCGAGGCGAGGCCGCCCTTGTACCAGCTCTGGTCGTAATAGTTGGGGGCTGGGTCGCTGTTCCAGAAGGTGTTCACCGCCAGCTTGCCCGAGGCATCGCGGTGCCAGAAGGTGCTGTGCTTGTTGCGCCCGGGAGTGCGCTGGTTCGGCAAAGGCCAGATGCCGCCGCCGAAGACTTTCAGCTCGCCGTACTGGTCCACCAGGCCGGGCAGGACCTTGTCGATGGCATCGCTGTCGAGCAGCGGAATGGTTTGGGTGATGCTGCGTTGCTGGGCCTGAACCTTGTTCAGTTCGCCCTGGATCTGTTCGGCCACCTCGGCGATGCGGTTGAGCACCACCTGTTCTTCAGTGTGGCGCAGCGTGGGCGCGACCAACTGGCCGATACCGACAACCGTCAACACCGATAAAACAAGGACGAACAGCACGAGGAACAGGGTATAGCGGGCTTGGATGGAGCGCAGTGGGGGCATGAGGGTCGTCCTTACGAAGCGTTTATTATCGACGCGGCTTTGTTAGAGCTTCGTAGGGCTATCGGCTTGGCGAGGAGGAGCTTTAGGTACGTGCGTGCAAGAAAGTTGGAGCACCCGTAGCGAGGTGCTCCAGCGGGCGGGTCAGATGTCGAGCATCGCCATCACCGCCTCGGGGTAGCGCAGGCCGGCGGTTGCCTCGGCCGGGAAAATCGCCTCCAGGGCGGCCAATTCGGCGCTGCTGAGGGTGAGTGAGACGGCGGCCACGTTCTCTTCCAGGTATTTACGCTGCTTGGTGCCCGGGATCGGGATGATGAAGTCGCCCTGTGCCAGCACCCATGCCAGCGCCAGTTGCCCGGCCGTCACGCCTTTGTCGGCGGCGAGTGTCTGGACCTGTTTGACCAACTGCAGGTTTTTCGCGAAGTTCTCGCCCTGGAAACGCGGGCTGAAGCGGCGGTAGTCATCGGCGGCGAAGTCATCCGGACTTTTTAATGCGCCCGTCAGAAAACCCCGGCCGAGCGGACTGTAGGGCACAAAGGCGATGCCCAGGCGTTGGCACGCGGCGAGGCAGCCGTTGGGTTCCTGATCACGGCTCCACAGCGAATATTCGCTTTGCAGGGCGCTGATCGGGTGAACCTTGTGGGCGCGCTCCAAGGTGGCGGCCGAGGCTTCGCTGAGCCCCAGGTAACGCACCTTGCCCTGTTGTACCAGCTCGGCCATGGCGCCAACGGTTTCTTCGATGGCCACGTCGGGGTCGATGCGGTGCTGGTAGTACAGGTCCAGGGTTTCCACGCCTAGCCGTTGCAGGGTGCCGTCGATGGCGTTGCGGATGTAATTGGGGCGGCCATTCACGCCGCGCAGCGCCGGGTTCGCCGGGTCGCGAACGATGCCGAACTTGCTGGCCAGGAACACCTGGTCACGTTTGCCGGCGATAGCTTTGCCGATCAGTTGTTCATTGGTGTGCGGGCCATAGATGTCAGCCGTGTCGAGGAAGTTGACGCCCAGCTCCAGGGCGCGGTGCAGGGTCGCGACGGCTTCGTGGGTGTCGGTGCCGGTGGTGTAGAAATCGGTCATGCCCATGCAGCCGAGGCCGATGGCGGACACGTGAGGGCCATTGTTGCCGAGTTGACGAGTGTGCATGAGTTCAGCTCCGGGGTG
The genomic region above belongs to Pseudomonas poae and contains:
- a CDS encoding aldo/keto reductase — encoded protein: MHTRQLGNNGPHVSAIGLGCMGMTDFYTTGTDTHEAVATLHRALELGVNFLDTADIYGPHTNEQLIGKAIAGKRDQVFLASKFGIVRDPANPALRGVNGRPNYIRNAIDGTLQRLGVETLDLYYQHRIDPDVAIEETVGAMAELVQQGKVRYLGLSEASAATLERAHKVHPISALQSEYSLWSRDQEPNGCLAACQRLGIAFVPYSPLGRGFLTGALKSPDDFAADDYRRFSPRFQGENFAKNLQLVKQVQTLAADKGVTAGQLALAWVLAQGDFIIPIPGTKQRKYLEENVAAVSLTLSSAELAALEAIFPAEATAGLRYPEAVMAMLDI
- a CDS encoding D-2-hydroxyacid dehydrogenase family protein, with amino-acid sequence MSVQIAVIDDWQNVASGIVDWSALASVGQVHFLHDYPAETATMVERLKGFEVICVMRERSTFDKALLQGLPKLKLLVTGGMRNAAIDIPAAKALGIQVCGTDSYKQAAPELTWALIMASTRNLLAEANALRAGGWQVGLGGDLYGKTLGILGLGSIGQKVAQFAQVFGMRVIAWSENLTPERAAESGVTWVSKQQLFEQADILTIHLVLSDRSRGLVDAEALSWMKPSARLVNTARGPIVDEQALVQALESGRLAGAALDVYSAEPLPADHPFRRLPNVLATPHVGYVSEQNYRQFYQQMLEDIQAWANDMPIRVLG
- the treZ gene encoding malto-oligosyltrehalose trehalohydrolase; this translates as MPLRTLETWPHGAIMLDAQHTRFALWAPDAFYVSVELEGGKSVAMLPQAEGWFEAEVKCPAGTRYRYNIDGEMDVPDPASRAQATDVHGWSLVVDPLAYPWRHTAWQGRPWHEAVIYELHVGALGGYANVEKHLPRLAELGVTAIELMPLAQFPGERNWGYDGVLPYAPQSSYGTPEQLKHLIDSAHEHGLAVILDVVYNHFGPDGNYLGQYAAGFFHEDVHTPWGAGIDFERREVRDFFLDNALMWLLEYRFDGLRLDAVHAIDNPGFLQQLAHRVREQVDIGRHVWLVLENELNQASLLKHDFDAQWNDDFHNVLHVLLTGETDAYYSDFAEDPTAKLARCLGEGFIYQGHTTRHGHARGEPSGDLPPTAFVAFLQNHDQIGNRAMGERLHQLCPPQALEAATALLLLSPMIPLMFMGDEVNAEQPFLFFTDHHGELAEAVREGRRDEFADFAAFKDPERRERIPDPNALTTFEQSAPSFADTPHARLYRQLLSLRHRHIVPRLPGSMALGAQVLGDAAVSARWRLGDGSLLQIDLNLSAIALQHPATAHVLFQTPADHGANLPPYSARVTLFPVGEHP
- a CDS encoding methyl-accepting chemotaxis protein encodes the protein MPPLRSIQARYTLFLVLFVLVLSVLTVVGIGQLVAPTLRHTEEQVVLNRIAEVAEQIQGELNKVQAQQRSITQTIPLLDSDAIDKVLPGLVDQYGELKVFGGGIWPLPNQRTPGRNKHSTFWHRDASGKLAVNTFWNSDPAPNYYDQSWYKGGLASPRGQCAWAAAYKDDASQEPRTNCAMAIQRDGAAYGVATIDVTLGFFNTLVASKEKDIGGQMLIVEGDGKIISNSTRLSSPVVLKNISELAGTSAFAAQVSKALAHRDQGLQRSEFDNQGVASTFYMRPIEGTPWFLATALPTSLITAQRDDVIGSLALLQIPMVLLLVLLAFYAIRQLVQRMKALKTNIDALSAGDADLTRRITIRAEDELGAIGHSVNHFIVYLQNMIGEVTQATGAMSSGLEQLQKTSAHTNQILVRHASETDQTVTAITEMSSTADTVAQNAAETASFTQRANEHADRSRVVVGEASNSVSALIGEVASATHTVENMRQDAARITETLGVIGAIAGQTNLLALNAAIEAARAGEQGRGFAVVADEVRALAARTQASTSQINEMLARLTTGVSSSVAAMENTQASCQSAADATARVNTGLDEMAGSVSHINNLSTQIATAAEQQSAVTEEINRSMVQIRHMVEELVESGHATETNTQSLLDANGRVIALMSRFKVR
- a CDS encoding alpha/beta hydrolase; translation: MPLIRAFCIASLLAAGATPVFAATQGPTYGPELQGFQYPYPLEHFTFQSQGKSLQMGYMDVPAKGKANGRSVVLMHGKNFCGATWEGTIKALSDAGYRVIAPDQIGFCSSSKPDHYQYSFQQLATNTHQLLEKLGIQKATIVGHSTGGMLATRYALMYPTQTEQLAMVNPIGLEDWKALGVPSITVDQWYERELKVSAEGIRKYQLNTYYVGRWKPEYERWVDMYAGLSNGPGHTQVAWNSALIYDMIFTQPVYYEFKNLQTPTLLLIGTADNTAIGKDLAPPEVKAKLGNYEVLGKQVAKLIPHATLVEFPGLGHAPQMEEPARFHTALLQGLNAL
- a CDS encoding SRPBCC family protein, producing the protein MRAAEQSVRLERISQERFIQAPIDAVYDYVTQPDRWHEWHPTSLGAETGTTGPLPAGARFTEMIDLLGVRVPMSYRVQVARRPGEFKTVFTSLAVDGSIHYFLQPFRGGTLFKRVLTYETELQLATLPERMIELSAIALDQLKHRLENPPFV
- a CDS encoding DedA family protein, which produces MLAGYLGLFFAAFGAATLLPLQSEAVLVGLLVSGHYSLWWLLGVATLGNVLGSVVNWLLGRGVEHFKQRRWFPVSDKQLDKARKHYARWGHWTLLLSWVPIIGDPLTLVAGVMREPFWRFLLLVTLAKGVRYGVLAALTLQWVLIPA